The genomic stretch GATTGTAAAAATTCCCATGTTCCAACGATATTTGTAGCCAATCATGACGAAAAAACCACAAATTCCCATGAGAGCAAAGTAGAAATACATGCCGTTTCCTGGAAGTGGTTGCAACCATTCAAAACCGATAAATGTAAATGTGAAATCAGGATCGATAAACGTACGTTTTACCCAACCTGTGAGAATGGCACCAAATCCTTCTAAACAAATTAGTAAGCCAAAAAACACTCGAAACAGCACGAGCGATGTATTGTCTACTTGTTTAAAAAGAAATTTGTTAAGCATTGTAATTTTGAATTAAGTCTAACGAAGCGACTTTGTCTTTTTGTAATTGTTCTTGTAGTTTTTCTACCGAATTAAATTTTTGTTCTTCGCGCAGGCGTTTTATTAAATGCACTTGTATTTTTTTATCATATAAATCTTGATCGAAGTCAAAAAAGTGTACTTCTATCGTTTGTTTTTTTCCTGCAACCGTAGGATTCGTGCCAATATTCATCATTCCAAAAACGGTAACAGTATCAATGATACTTTTTACAAAGTATACACCTTGTTTCGGAATGAGTTTGTAGGTTTCTTTGATGTGAATGTTTGCTGTTGGAAAGTTGATTTTTTTGCCTAATCCTTTTCCAGAAACGACAGTTCCAGTCATCATAAATTCGTATCCAAGATATTTGTTTGCAGTAGTAATATAGCCTTCGTTGAGTGCTTTTCTAATTTTTGTAGAACTGATAGCGACATCGTCAATTTCTTTGGCTTTAATTTCTTCTACTTTAAAATCGAACGCTGCACCAAATTCACGTAAATCATTTATGTTTGCTGTTCTGTTTCTTCCAAAACGATG from Kordia antarctica encodes the following:
- a CDS encoding bifunctional riboflavin kinase/FAD synthetase gives rise to the protein MNTIDFFDTYKAENPSAITIGTFDGVHLGHKKIIENLIEKADGLSTTLLTFFPHPRMVLQQDSTIKLINTIDERIQLLETTKLDTLIIYPFNKEFSRLKARDFVRDLLIEQLNLKKIIIGYDHRFGRNRTANINDLREFGAAFDFKVEEIKAKEIDDVAISSTKIRKALNEGYITTANKYLGYEFMMTGTVVSGKGLGKKINFPTANIHIKETYKLIPKQGVYFVKSIIDTVTVFGMMNIGTNPTVAGKKQTIEVHFFDFDQDLYDKKIQVHLIKRLREEQKFNSVEKLQEQLQKDKVASLDLIQNYNA